One window of Paenibacillus sp. FSL K6-3182 genomic DNA carries:
- a CDS encoding alpha/beta fold hydrolase — translation MRTFEILLTLLSFVMLFQQKMPRKLAASAGFANIGLLAGQLFFEGYRWQMVLIYLISVVLAFIAIFGKRFHIRMWKPLKYGLYVLTIAMLAVSVFLSVYLPVFDLPKPDGAYSVGTKMFHLTDRGREETLTKNPHDHRELMVQVWYPAQGLNGQKQAPLFSEDASTFHEYIERFADGFGLPAFALDYWRYIKTNSYENTTISLAEARYPVVVISHGFGTSRLLHASQAEHLASHGFVAVAIDHTYSTMATAFPDGRVTGLTTEPYMNGVSENISKLGNIWTHDADFVINQLDQLNRDAFEGKLDMDNIGMMGHSFGGATAFNAAYSNHRIKAGINMDGSLYNVNDKQAISKPFLFMESTSFMNIKNKALSGKISDEEIKNSGLTKEEFNKMIEERKKEYKIIDQASMVYIEGTEHYNFTDLQLYSKLLKQLGMTGDIDGERSADIVNRYVLDFFNKHLKETGGGLISKPNPSYPEVEFLKE, via the coding sequence ATGAGAACTTTCGAAATATTATTAACTCTTTTGTCTTTTGTCATGCTGTTTCAGCAAAAAATGCCGAGAAAGCTTGCGGCGTCAGCCGGATTTGCGAACATTGGCTTATTGGCGGGACAGCTTTTTTTTGAGGGGTACAGATGGCAAATGGTTTTGATCTATCTGATCTCCGTCGTCCTCGCCTTTATCGCGATCTTCGGAAAAAGGTTTCATATCAGGATGTGGAAGCCGTTGAAATATGGCTTGTATGTTCTAACAATCGCCATGCTGGCGGTCTCCGTCTTCCTGTCTGTATACCTGCCCGTTTTCGATTTGCCTAAGCCTGACGGTGCTTATTCGGTCGGGACGAAGATGTTTCATTTGACCGACCGTGGCAGAGAAGAAACGCTGACAAAAAATCCGCACGATCATAGAGAACTGATGGTCCAAGTATGGTACCCCGCACAAGGTTTGAATGGACAGAAACAGGCACCTCTCTTTTCCGAAGACGCAAGCACATTTCACGAGTATATCGAGAGGTTCGCAGATGGATTCGGCCTTCCCGCGTTTGCTTTGGACTATTGGCGCTATATCAAAACTAACTCATACGAAAACACCACGATTTCATTAGCTGAAGCCCGATATCCAGTCGTCGTAATCAGCCACGGCTTCGGAACAAGCCGGCTGCTGCACGCTTCCCAAGCCGAGCATCTGGCAAGTCATGGATTTGTCGCAGTGGCTATCGATCATACTTACAGCACAATGGCAACGGCTTTTCCAGACGGACGGGTGACAGGCTTAACAACCGAGCCATATATGAACGGAGTTTCCGAAAACATCAGCAAGCTCGGGAACATTTGGACGCACGACGCCGACTTTGTCATCAACCAGTTGGATCAGCTGAATCGTGATGCCTTTGAGGGAAAACTCGATATGGATAACATCGGGATGATGGGTCACTCATTCGGCGGCGCCACGGCGTTTAACGCCGCATATTCAAATCACAGAATTAAAGCAGGAATCAACATGGACGGTTCATTGTACAATGTCAACGACAAGCAGGCGATTTCAAAGCCGTTTCTGTTCATGGAATCGACCAGCTTTATGAACATCAAAAACAAGGCGCTGAGTGGAAAGATTTCTGATGAAGAAATCAAAAATTCGGGTTTAACGAAAGAAGAATTCAACAAGATGATTGAGGAACGAAAAAAGGAATACAAAATCATAGACCAAGCATCAATGGTGTATATTGAAGGTACGGAGCATTACAACTTCACCGACTTACAGCTTTATTCAAAACTTTTGAAGCAGCTCGGCATGACGGGCGACATTGACGGCGAACGAAGCGCGGATATCGTGAACCGGTACGTTTTGGATTTTTTCAACAAGCATTTAAAAGAAACCGGCGGTGGCTTGATCAGCAAGCCGAATCCGTCATATCCGGAGGTTGAGTTTCTGAAGGAATAA
- a CDS encoding site-specific integrase — MHAYGHAANISGVRVSPHTFRHTMAKFHILNGGDPLTLRRILGHATLDMVDYYVKLFSSDIKQQHKK, encoded by the coding sequence ATGCATGCCTATGGTCACGCGGCAAACATTTCGGGAGTGAGAGTCTCTCCTCATACGTTCCGGCACACGATGGCGAAGTTTCACATTTTGAACGGAGGCGATCCGTTGACTCTTCGGCGCATTTTGGGACATGCCACCCTCGATATGGTCGATTACTATGTCAAATTATTCAGCAGCGATATAAAACAGCAGCATAAAAAATAG
- a CDS encoding beta-galactosidase, producing the protein MTIKIGIDYYPEQWTPELWEKDAALMQETGVAVVRFAEFAWSRMEPTEGHYRFEWLDAAIEVFAARGMEIVLCTPTNTPPNWMTTRYPDVLPMDEQRQIIRPGVRGHRCNNSYSLRMLGSRFVEVMSQRYAKHPAVIGWQIDNEMHYQECHCDTCNRAFVAWLQKRYSSLDEINREWGMVVWSGEYSSWAEVTTPLGTSKPMNPSYLLEYKRFCSDSVGYLLGWQLEILRRNCPGKFVTHNMWQFPNSLDYYDLYKELDFASVDYYPNELYRDHGDRFPRNGALTLDLVRGIKRRNFWVMEQLSGAQGAWMPIQRTPYPGLIRARSWQTIARGADMVVHFRWRSAAVGAEQFWHGLIDHSNVPGRRFREFAELTREVNQLGELLAGSTIVTQVAILHSHDQHTALSLQAQAEGGMHYMDNLSSMHNAFLKMGVGTDVINWTEELDGYKLVIVPSLFLLSEETAQRLERFAAGGGTVVLTNRTGVKNMRNVCQMLPLPGLLAEAAGVVVSEYDAIGNSVHRIRNAEGQTFAAKQWCDLLELRGAEPIAWYDNDFYEGVPAVTVNKLGEGEVYYVGTWPEPSYFYQLFEGILKEKGLSPKLQLPEGVELSIRTKGEESFLFLINLTNEQREVTLDVPYRSLLTSEISEQKMTLPALGVDILTL; encoded by the coding sequence ATGACGATTAAGATCGGAATTGATTATTATCCAGAGCAATGGACTCCCGAGCTTTGGGAGAAGGATGCTGCGCTTATGCAAGAGACGGGTGTTGCAGTTGTACGATTCGCGGAGTTCGCCTGGAGCCGAATGGAGCCGACCGAGGGTCATTATCGGTTTGAATGGTTAGATGCGGCTATAGAAGTATTCGCCGCACGCGGCATGGAGATCGTGTTATGCACACCTACCAATACGCCGCCGAACTGGATGACAACCCGTTATCCGGATGTGCTGCCAATGGATGAGCAACGTCAAATCATCCGGCCGGGTGTGCGTGGACATCGTTGCAACAACAGCTATTCCTTGAGAATGCTGGGCTCTAGATTTGTCGAAGTGATGTCACAGCGCTATGCGAAGCATCCCGCCGTCATTGGCTGGCAAATCGATAACGAGATGCACTACCAGGAATGCCATTGTGATACGTGCAATCGTGCATTTGTCGCTTGGCTGCAGAAGCGTTATTCCAGTCTGGATGAGATAAACCGGGAGTGGGGCATGGTCGTCTGGAGCGGAGAGTACAGCAGTTGGGCCGAGGTAACGACGCCGCTCGGTACCAGCAAGCCGATGAACCCTTCTTATCTTCTGGAGTACAAGCGATTCTGCTCGGACAGCGTAGGCTATCTGCTGGGATGGCAGCTTGAAATTCTACGCAGAAACTGTCCCGGCAAATTCGTGACGCATAACATGTGGCAATTCCCGAATAGCCTGGACTATTATGATCTCTACAAAGAGCTGGACTTCGCCTCTGTCGATTATTATCCGAATGAGCTGTATCGCGATCATGGCGATCGGTTTCCGAGGAACGGAGCGCTGACACTGGACTTGGTTCGCGGCATAAAGCGCCGCAATTTCTGGGTAATGGAACAGTTGAGCGGAGCGCAAGGCGCCTGGATGCCAATTCAGCGTACCCCTTATCCCGGACTGATCCGAGCTCGTTCCTGGCAGACAATCGCCCGCGGCGCCGATATGGTCGTCCATTTCCGCTGGCGGAGTGCTGCCGTGGGAGCCGAACAGTTCTGGCATGGACTCATCGACCATAGCAATGTTCCTGGACGCAGGTTCAGGGAGTTCGCGGAGCTTACTCGCGAGGTGAACCAGCTAGGAGAACTACTGGCAGGCTCCACAATCGTTACCCAGGTTGCGATTCTGCATTCGCATGATCAGCATACGGCGCTTTCCCTTCAGGCGCAAGCGGAAGGGGGGATGCACTATATGGACAACTTGTCCTCTATGCACAATGCATTTCTGAAAATGGGCGTCGGTACGGACGTTATCAACTGGACCGAGGAGCTCGATGGCTACAAGCTGGTCATTGTCCCTTCCCTCTTTCTGTTAAGTGAAGAAACAGCGCAGCGGCTGGAGCGATTCGCAGCCGGGGGTGGCACGGTCGTCCTCACCAATCGGACAGGCGTGAAGAACATGAGGAATGTATGTCAGATGCTGCCTCTGCCAGGGCTGCTTGCGGAAGCGGCGGGTGTTGTCGTGAGTGAATATGATGCAATCGGCAACAGCGTACATCGAATACGGAACGCGGAGGGACAGACATTCGCTGCGAAGCAATGGTGTGATTTGCTGGAATTGCGAGGAGCAGAACCGATTGCCTGGTATGACAACGACTTTTACGAAGGTGTGCCGGCAGTTACTGTCAATAAGCTTGGTGAAGGTGAAGTGTATTATGTCGGCACTTGGCCGGAGCCATCGTATTTCTATCAGCTGTTCGAAGGGATATTGAAGGAAAAAGGCTTGTCTCCCAAGCTCCAACTGCCAGAAGGTGTGGAGCTGTCGATTCGAACGAAGGGTGAGGAAAGCTTCCTGTTCCTGATCAATTTGACGAATGAGCAACGAGAGGTTACTCTCGATGTTCCCTATCGCAGCTTGTTGACGAGCGAGATATCGGAACAGAAGATGACGCTACCAGCTCTGGGAGTAGATATTCTAACTTTATAA
- a CDS encoding AraC family transcriptional regulator, translating into MPHPNRAFPVLSARDKLLPFYLLGIGLHHDQEHIRRDPGILDYQWIQCRNGEGKLKLSETEYIVKQGMGMLLFPGQKHEYYALSGNWEVDWIIFDGSGSASLFETVGIVDTCVFALASPEYLLSRMRELLQAALTPQEQTLSNYSCSAILYTLLTEIIQRVSVEGSDTVGQQYERLKPVMDYIDQHYAEEIALHTLAGLMCVTPEYFCHLFKKTTGIRPISYVNQVRINKSKELLLDNVQRGMQDIAHQVGFESASYYGAIFKKLERLTPGAFRRSYQKS; encoded by the coding sequence ATGCCTCATCCCAATCGCGCTTTCCCAGTACTTTCCGCTCGAGACAAGCTGCTCCCTTTTTATTTGCTTGGCATTGGTCTGCATCATGACCAGGAGCATATTCGCCGAGACCCAGGCATTCTCGATTATCAGTGGATTCAATGCCGCAATGGCGAGGGCAAGCTCAAGCTAAGCGAAACGGAGTATATCGTCAAGCAAGGCATGGGCATGCTGCTGTTCCCCGGTCAGAAGCACGAATACTATGCTTTGTCGGGGAACTGGGAAGTCGACTGGATTATCTTTGATGGCAGCGGGTCAGCGAGCTTGTTTGAAACAGTCGGCATTGTAGACACATGCGTATTCGCGCTCGCATCGCCCGAATACCTTTTATCCCGAATGCGGGAGTTGCTGCAAGCTGCCCTTACGCCGCAAGAGCAAACGTTAAGCAATTACTCCTGTTCCGCCATCCTCTATACCTTATTGACGGAGATTATTCAGCGCGTCTCTGTCGAGGGCAGCGATACCGTCGGGCAGCAGTATGAGCGGTTAAAACCGGTCATGGATTACATTGACCAGCATTATGCCGAAGAGATTGCTTTGCATACGCTCGCCGGACTGATGTGTGTCACACCGGAATACTTCTGCCATTTGTTCAAGAAGACGACAGGCATTCGCCCTATCAGCTATGTCAATCAGGTAAGGATCAACAAGAGCAAGGAACTGCTGCTCGACAATGTGCAGCGCGGGATGCAGGACATTGCTCATCAAGTTGGCTTCGAATCTGCTAGCTATTATGGAGCTATCTTCAAGAAGCTGGAACGGCTGACACCTGGTGCCTTCCGCCGTAGCTATCAGAAGTCATAA
- a CDS encoding AraC family transcriptional regulator, translating into MIEYLSRSKQHTELYLTQFGIEECIPSHFFGPAIRSHFLLHYIWDGEGIFEVDGNKYRLQKGQGFLICPAVITYYQADSKIPWSYCWFGFDGTLAELLLKQAGLTRVCPILNCGKDDMIYKFLMLMAESNGNQKTRETRLTGLLYLLLSLLAEYGPVTPIEQQDSRAEIYVEKVKEIVETNFAQKITIEDIARIIGLNRSYLCSLFKQQMNTSIQEYLIRIRVQKACEMMGNVELTIGDISRSVGYNDPLLFSKMFKKIKGASPKNYRSETQ; encoded by the coding sequence ATGATTGAGTATTTGTCACGAAGCAAACAGCACACTGAATTGTATCTAACACAATTTGGAATTGAAGAATGTATTCCGAGTCATTTTTTTGGGCCAGCCATAAGAAGTCACTTTCTTCTTCATTATATTTGGGACGGAGAAGGGATTTTTGAAGTCGATGGAAACAAATACCGGCTTCAGAAAGGTCAGGGTTTTCTTATATGCCCGGCTGTCATTACTTATTATCAAGCCGATTCCAAAATCCCATGGTCATATTGCTGGTTTGGTTTTGACGGAACACTGGCAGAATTGCTCCTCAAGCAAGCAGGATTAACGAGGGTATGCCCAATACTCAACTGTGGTAAAGACGATATGATTTATAAATTTTTGATGTTAATGGCCGAGTCCAATGGAAATCAAAAAACGAGAGAAACAAGACTGACCGGTTTGCTTTACTTATTATTATCCCTACTTGCAGAATATGGACCGGTAACGCCAATTGAGCAACAGGATAGTCGTGCGGAAATTTACGTAGAAAAGGTGAAGGAAATCGTCGAAACTAACTTTGCTCAGAAAATTACCATTGAGGACATTGCCCGCATCATCGGACTCAATCGAAGCTATCTTTGTTCGTTATTCAAACAACAAATGAATACTAGTATCCAGGAATACTTAATTCGTATTAGGGTCCAAAAAGCATGTGAAATGATGGGGAATGTTGAGCTGACGATAGGTGATATCTCCCGCTCTGTCGGCTACAATGACCCTTTGCTCTTCTCCAAAATGTTTAAAAAGATAAAAGGAGCTTCCCCTAAGAATTACCGATCAGAAACCCAATGA
- a CDS encoding alpha-galactosidase, translated as MGIIVQENTGLFHLQSAGMSYLIQIKDGYPIHVYWGGNLKHREPMADLLIHTPEKAGLDRLFQEYPQYGSGDFRNPAYQVELEDGTRITELKYVGYKLIKGKPSLAGLPAVYVENEAEAETLELELKDAYSGLKVVLIYTVFVDRNVIIRSTRLSNEGGKKLRLLRALSASVDFLDKGDLEIIYLSGAWAREGNMTRRALHQGETRIDSKRGMSSHQLNPFYALVTPETTENHGDAYGFSLVYSGGFEAVAEVDSFNTTRISMGVNSFDFTWLLNPSDSFQTPEVVMVYSKQGLGDMSRTYHRLYRTRLCRGEYRDKERPILVNNWEATYFNFNAEKLLAIAEEGEKLGIELFVLDDGWFGKRDSDNSSLGDWYEDRRKLPNGLADVAERINRLGLKFGLWFEPEMISPDSDLYREHPDWCLHVPGRRRSEARWQLVLDYTRKEVRDYIYDSLSAIFSSVPVSYVKWDMNRALTEMGSASLPSERQSETAHRYVLGLYELLERITTAYPNILFESCSSGGGRFDPGMLYYMPQTWTSDNTDAVERLKIQYGTSIVYPVSAIGAHVSAVPNHQVGRITPLDFRGNVAMSGNFGYELDLTKFSDEDKEIVKKQVITYKQIRGLVQKGDLYRLKSPFEGNESAWMFVSEDKEEAVVYYFQVMAVPNATRRTLLLDGLNPDLEYEVWSGNYGEKSSYGGDRLMQLGLHLAYHQKDYESGWFRLKAVKAG; from the coding sequence ATGGGCATCATTGTTCAAGAGAATACGGGGCTTTTTCACCTGCAGTCGGCCGGCATGAGTTATCTTATTCAAATTAAGGACGGATATCCTATCCATGTGTATTGGGGGGGCAATCTGAAGCATCGGGAACCCATGGCGGATTTATTAATTCACACTCCCGAGAAGGCTGGATTGGATCGCTTATTCCAAGAATACCCTCAATACGGGAGCGGGGATTTTCGTAACCCGGCTTATCAAGTAGAGCTTGAGGATGGAACCCGAATTACGGAGTTAAAGTACGTAGGTTATAAGCTCATTAAGGGGAAGCCCTCATTAGCTGGACTTCCAGCCGTTTATGTAGAAAATGAAGCCGAAGCAGAGACTTTGGAGCTGGAGCTGAAGGATGCCTATTCGGGTCTAAAAGTAGTCCTTATTTATACTGTTTTTGTTGATCGGAATGTCATTATCCGTTCAACACGCTTGAGTAATGAAGGGGGAAAGAAGCTTCGGCTTCTCCGTGCTCTAAGTGCAAGTGTAGACTTCCTGGATAAAGGGGACTTAGAAATCATTTATCTTTCTGGAGCCTGGGCTCGAGAAGGTAATATGACCCGCAGAGCTCTTCATCAAGGTGAAACTCGAATAGATAGCAAGAGAGGCATGAGCAGCCATCAATTAAACCCCTTTTACGCGTTGGTCACTCCGGAAACAACGGAAAACCATGGTGATGCTTACGGCTTCAGCTTAGTTTACAGCGGCGGATTTGAAGCGGTTGCTGAAGTGGATTCATTCAACACTACGCGAATTAGCATGGGAGTGAATTCTTTTGACTTCACATGGCTACTGAATCCAAGTGATAGTTTCCAAACACCGGAAGTCGTTATGGTTTACTCTAAGCAAGGGTTGGGCGATATGTCGCGTACTTATCATCGCTTGTACCGGACAAGGCTATGCAGAGGGGAATATAGAGATAAAGAGCGGCCGATTCTAGTTAATAACTGGGAGGCTACTTATTTTAATTTTAATGCTGAAAAGTTGTTAGCAATTGCGGAAGAAGGGGAGAAGCTAGGAATTGAGCTGTTCGTCTTGGATGACGGCTGGTTCGGCAAGAGGGATTCGGATAATTCATCTCTTGGTGATTGGTACGAGGATCGCCGGAAGCTGCCGAACGGACTTGCTGATGTGGCGGAACGCATTAATCGGCTTGGGCTTAAATTCGGACTTTGGTTTGAACCCGAGATGATATCGCCGGACAGCGATCTTTACCGGGAGCATCCGGACTGGTGTCTTCATGTTCCTGGACGCAGGCGCAGCGAAGCAAGGTGGCAGCTCGTGCTGGATTATACTCGAAAGGAAGTTCGAGATTACATTTATGACTCCCTTTCAGCGATCTTCTCCAGCGTGCCGGTCTCTTATGTGAAATGGGACATGAACCGCGCTCTGACTGAAATGGGTTCCGCTTCACTGCCCTCTGAACGTCAATCGGAGACGGCCCATCGCTATGTGCTAGGATTGTACGAGCTGTTGGAACGCATCACCACGGCATACCCGAATATTCTGTTTGAGAGTTGCTCAAGTGGTGGAGGCCGCTTCGACCCTGGAATGCTCTACTACATGCCTCAAACCTGGACAAGTGATAATACGGATGCTGTAGAACGGTTAAAGATACAATATGGTACTAGCATTGTTTATCCTGTAAGTGCAATTGGAGCCCATGTATCAGCCGTTCCTAACCATCAAGTTGGACGGATAACGCCACTTGATTTTCGTGGGAACGTCGCCATGTCTGGAAACTTTGGATATGAGCTTGATCTAACCAAATTCAGCGATGAAGACAAAGAGATTGTCAAAAAACAAGTCATAACATACAAGCAAATTCGTGGATTAGTTCAAAAGGGTGACTTGTATCGCTTGAAGAGTCCATTTGAAGGGAACGAATCGGCTTGGATGTTTGTATCTGAAGACAAAGAGGAAGCCGTTGTGTACTATTTTCAAGTGATGGCCGTGCCGAATGCAACGCGAAGAACCTTGCTGCTTGATGGGCTTAACCCGGATCTTGAATACGAAGTTTGGTCAGGTAATTATGGAGAAAAGTCAAGCTATGGGGGAGACAGGCTCATGCAATTGGGACTACACCTAGCTTATCATCAGAAAGACTATGAAAGTGGATGGTTCAGACTTAAAGCAGTTAAGGCTGGGTAA
- a CDS encoding glycosyl hydrolase has product MRNPNLAAMVPCNPNASKEVKAVLRYLSGIAGKAIITGQHTQTNLQKELQYIEKVTGRLPALCGFELLSYSPNINYENSSPECLLEIDENRNTLDRAWEWAERKGMITFTWHWFSPFGSWDKGFYSNNTTFDASNAVIEGTEEYEALISDMDHMADILKPFCENRIPILWRPFHESEGEWFWWGHKGPEVAKQLYRIMYDRYTHIHALNNLIWVWNSPLAEGYAGDDVTDVISRDLYPPKNTHTDLQPEYEELMRITSEPKLVALGEIGVLPSINQLSITRIPWVWYMIWSNEFGSTAEWTSEEELLQAYHHEYAITLDKLPVLY; this is encoded by the coding sequence ATGAGAAATCCGAATCTCGCTGCTATGGTACCTTGCAATCCGAATGCTTCTAAAGAAGTAAAAGCAGTACTACGGTACTTAAGCGGGATAGCTGGCAAAGCTATTATTACCGGTCAACACACGCAAACCAATTTGCAAAAGGAACTCCAGTACATCGAAAAGGTTACGGGGAGGCTTCCTGCGCTTTGTGGCTTTGAGTTGTTAAGTTATTCGCCGAATATTAATTATGAAAACAGCAGTCCAGAGTGCCTGCTTGAAATTGATGAGAACCGAAACACGCTTGACCGTGCTTGGGAATGGGCAGAACGAAAAGGTATGATCACCTTCACCTGGCATTGGTTCTCTCCTTTTGGAAGCTGGGATAAGGGATTCTATTCGAATAATACAACATTTGACGCCTCCAATGCTGTAATAGAAGGAACGGAGGAGTATGAGGCATTGATTTCCGATATGGATCATATGGCCGATATCCTGAAACCTTTTTGCGAGAATCGGATTCCGATTCTGTGGAGACCCTTCCATGAATCCGAGGGGGAATGGTTCTGGTGGGGTCACAAAGGGCCAGAGGTTGCAAAGCAGTTGTACCGTATTATGTATGACCGATATACACACATTCATGCTCTGAATAATCTAATCTGGGTCTGGAACTCACCTTTGGCGGAAGGATATGCAGGTGATGATGTGACTGATGTGATATCAAGAGACCTGTACCCTCCCAAGAATACGCATACGGATTTACAGCCCGAATATGAGGAACTCATGCGCATAACCTCAGAACCGAAGTTAGTTGCATTAGGAGAGATTGGGGTGCTGCCTAGCATAAATCAACTCTCTATAACTAGAATTCCGTGGGTTTGGTACATGATCTGGTCAAACGAATTTGGATCGACTGCAGAGTGGACTTCCGAGGAGGAACTACTCCAGGCTTACCATCATGAATATGCGATTACACTCGATAAATTACCCGTATTGTATTAA
- a CDS encoding ABC transporter permease subunit, with protein sequence MLAQLYKYRWQYVMILPAVLLLFLFNYVPMAGIQIAFRDFQIGSSIWDSAWVGIQNFTFLQEPQFWIVVKNTLFISVLKFVFGFPAPIVLAIMINELVSAGFKRFVQSVSYLPHFFSWIVVAYILQSFLTLDGGLANDLITKMGGEPIFFLGSESWFRPMIVSSGLWKEVGWNTILYLAAITAIDPQQYEAAKVEGAGKWAQIRHVTLPGMIPTVSIVLILSIPSLITVGMDQIYPLLNPANMQVADVLDTYVLRTGLQQGYFGMATAIGLLSSVIGLILVVLTNQISRKLNGEGLW encoded by the coding sequence ATGTTAGCACAACTATACAAATATCGTTGGCAGTATGTCATGATTTTACCGGCTGTTTTGCTTTTGTTTCTATTTAATTATGTTCCTATGGCGGGCATTCAAATCGCATTTCGCGATTTTCAGATCGGGTCATCTATATGGGACAGCGCGTGGGTTGGAATTCAAAACTTCACGTTTCTGCAAGAGCCTCAGTTTTGGATTGTCGTGAAAAATACGTTGTTCATTTCGGTTTTGAAATTCGTATTCGGATTTCCGGCTCCAATTGTATTGGCCATTATGATTAATGAATTGGTGAGCGCAGGCTTCAAAAGATTCGTCCAATCGGTTAGCTACCTGCCTCATTTCTTCTCATGGATTGTCGTCGCTTATATTTTACAATCGTTTCTTACGTTAGACGGCGGCTTGGCGAATGATTTGATTACAAAAATGGGCGGAGAGCCTATCTTCTTCCTAGGCTCGGAGAGCTGGTTTCGGCCGATGATCGTCTCCAGCGGATTGTGGAAGGAAGTAGGCTGGAATACGATTCTTTATCTCGCGGCAATTACAGCCATTGATCCCCAGCAGTATGAAGCGGCCAAGGTGGAAGGCGCAGGGAAATGGGCGCAAATCCGGCATGTTACGCTGCCAGGCATGATCCCGACGGTTTCAATCGTTCTCATTCTTAGCATTCCAAGTTTGATTACCGTGGGCATGGATCAAATTTATCCGCTCTTGAATCCGGCGAACATGCAGGTGGCGGACGTTCTCGATACGTATGTGCTTCGAACCGGCCTTCAACAGGGGTATTTCGGAATGGCTACAGCAATCGGTCTCCTGTCATCCGTTATCGGTCTTATTCTAGTGGTGCTCACGAATCAGATATCTAGAAAATTGAATGGCGAGGGGTTATGGTAA
- a CDS encoding carbohydrate ABC transporter permease translates to MKRTSGEIISQIILIVLMLLLCLSVLYPFAYMLAISLNEGTDAAKGGVYLLPRAFTLINYEIVLGNEVIQHAYLITILRTIAGTIAGLMVTLMVAFGLSYTKVPFRKSILSYILLTMLFSGGLVPLYIQLYNLGLINNFLVYIIPGMFSAWNMFVMLKFIQGIPEALVESAELDGAGPFRVLLQIIVPLSKPMLAAIGLFTAVGHWNDWFAGAFYVTKQDLIPVQTFLQQLLSAQDMSAILGSNSNQEALARGSQMQNVTLMSVKMATVMVSAIPILCVYPFLQKYFVKGVLIGSVKG, encoded by the coding sequence ATGAAACGTACATCTGGTGAGATCATTTCCCAAATCATTCTTATTGTTCTTATGCTTCTGCTGTGTTTATCCGTGCTCTATCCATTCGCGTATATGCTGGCGATCTCGCTGAATGAGGGAACCGACGCAGCGAAGGGCGGCGTATATTTGTTGCCACGGGCATTTACACTAATCAACTATGAAATCGTACTCGGTAACGAAGTGATTCAGCACGCATATCTAATTACGATCTTGCGTACTATCGCGGGTACAATAGCTGGCCTCATGGTCACGCTGATGGTGGCATTCGGCTTATCGTATACGAAGGTTCCATTCCGTAAATCGATTCTCAGCTATATTTTGCTGACCATGCTTTTCAGCGGAGGGCTTGTACCTCTTTATATCCAGCTTTATAATTTGGGGCTTATTAATAACTTCTTGGTTTATATCATACCTGGAATGTTCTCGGCTTGGAATATGTTTGTCATGCTGAAGTTCATTCAAGGCATCCCAGAGGCACTTGTCGAGTCGGCGGAGCTGGATGGTGCAGGGCCGTTCCGCGTATTGCTCCAAATTATCGTTCCGCTGTCGAAGCCAATGCTTGCGGCAATCGGATTGTTCACCGCTGTCGGCCATTGGAATGATTGGTTCGCCGGAGCGTTCTACGTCACTAAGCAGGATCTCATTCCGGTACAAACGTTTCTCCAGCAGTTATTGTCGGCGCAGGATATGTCAGCAATCCTGGGCTCGAACTCGAATCAGGAAGCACTAGCCAGAGGATCGCAAATGCAGAACGTGACACTCATGTCAGTCAAAATGGCAACCGTAATGGTAAGCGCGATTCCGATTCTATGTGTTTATCCGTTCCTTCAGAAGTATTTCGTGAAGGGCGTATTGATCGGCTCCGTCAAAGGTTAA